Proteins encoded within one genomic window of Verrucomicrobiota bacterium:
- a CDS encoding N-acetylmuramoyl-L-alanine amidase — MIKTLTKAVRFSLYILIVSTITLGAFAAGQKKEPRKLSMLADPPVWSRLDAYQNTITRSDFEKLLNKVYAPRGTAAPYMEISDSGAKILAEDGHYYEIGFAPDSAALTTNPRYWKVLRDYRSPNPEKPLEGLTIAIDPGHIGGKYAIIEERWFQLGDDRPVTEGDMTLQVAKLMVPQLVDLGANVILIRDKNVPVTSTRPGDLRKEARMEFLLNGVTNPYENYKGMNDPKKPRSIQSMSELLFYRASEIRARGKKVEQTKPDLVLCLHFNAEGWGRADRPRLVAGSHSHILINGAYSKGELFQEDIRFEMFKKLMGQAYYDEVVLADFLAGAMLKANGLPPFTYHGSNAVKVGESPYVWGRNLLANRIYDCPTIFLEPYVMNNKTDYLRIQMGDYEGTKMVEGTPRKSIFREYADSTVEGLKAFFTR; from the coding sequence ATGATAAAAACCCTCACCAAGGCAGTCCGCTTTTCACTCTATATTTTGATTGTTTCCACAATCACTCTGGGCGCTTTTGCCGCCGGACAAAAAAAAGAGCCGAGGAAACTCAGTATGCTGGCCGATCCCCCCGTCTGGTCGCGTTTGGATGCCTACCAAAATACAATTACCCGGTCAGATTTTGAAAAACTCCTCAATAAAGTGTATGCGCCTCGTGGCACCGCCGCGCCCTATATGGAAATCTCTGATTCCGGCGCAAAAATCCTCGCCGAAGACGGTCATTATTATGAAATTGGATTCGCCCCGGACTCCGCCGCCCTCACCACGAATCCCCGCTATTGGAAAGTCCTGCGTGATTACCGTTCTCCCAACCCCGAAAAACCCCTCGAAGGCCTGACCATCGCCATCGACCCCGGTCATATCGGCGGGAAATATGCGATCATCGAGGAAAGATGGTTCCAGCTCGGGGATGATCGACCGGTGACGGAAGGGGACATGACTTTACAAGTGGCCAAATTAATGGTTCCCCAGCTCGTTGACCTAGGCGCGAATGTGATTTTGATCCGCGATAAAAACGTGCCGGTCACCAGCACTCGCCCGGGGGATTTGCGTAAGGAAGCGCGGATGGAGTTCCTCTTGAATGGGGTGACAAATCCTTATGAGAACTATAAAGGGATGAATGACCCTAAGAAACCCCGCTCGATCCAAAGCATGAGCGAATTACTTTTTTACCGGGCGAGTGAGATCCGGGCTCGCGGCAAGAAAGTCGAGCAAACAAAACCCGATCTGGTGTTGTGCCTACACTTTAATGCCGAAGGATGGGGGAGGGCAGATAGACCCCGCTTGGTGGCGGGCAGTCATTCCCATATTTTGATCAACGGTGCTTACAGTAAAGGTGAATTGTTTCAGGAGGATATCCGTTTTGAGATGTTCAAAAAACTGATGGGACAAGCTTATTATGATGAGGTGGTCCTTGCTGATTTTTTAGCAGGAGCAATGCTGAAGGCCAATGGACTCCCGCCATTCACTTATCACGGGAGTAATGCCGTGAAAGTCGGGGAGAGCCCTTACGTCTGGGGGCGCAATTTGCTCGCCAACCGCATTTACGATTGCCCGACGATTTTCCTCGAACCTTATGTCATGAATAACAAAACGGATTATCTCAGGATCCAAATGGGCGATTACGAAGGCACCAAGATGGTCGAGGGGACACCCCGCAAAAGTATCTTCCGCGAATACGCCGACTCCACTGTCGAGGGGCTTAAGGCCTTTTTTACAAGGTGA